In Brachybacterium saurashtrense, the genomic stretch CACGCGCCCCAGGAGGTCGCGCACGGACTCGGCGCGGGTGTCGGCGGGCGAGACGAGGTGGAGCACCACAGACAGGCCCAGCCGGGAGGCGGCGAGTTCGAAGCCCACCAGCAGCTGGGCGTAGTACGGGCCGTCGATGTGCGGCAGCACCACGCCGAGGGCCCGGCTGCGCCGCACGGCGAGGGCGCGGGCGGCGGCGGCCGGGACGTAGCGCAGCTCCTGGGCGGCGGCCAGCACGGCCTCGCGGGTGCGGGGGGCCACGCTGCCGCTGCCGGCGAAGGTGCGGCTCACGGTGGCGATGGAGACGCCGGCGCGCTCGGCCACCTGGTAGATCGTGGCGCCGGAGGGCGCGGCGGGTTGCGGGGGTGCCACGGTCGGTCCTCCTCGTCCTCGAGCAGCGGTGGGGGTCCGGTCCCGGGCGGCATCGTCCGGGTGGGACCAGCGCCAGATGGAAGCGCTTACAGTTCGTGCGTCACACTGTAAGCGCTTCCAGTCCGGGATGGCAAGCCCTCCCCCCGAGGTCGGCTCGCTCGGGACGGCGGAGGGGGTGGTCGGCCGGCGCGCCGACCTGCTCAGAGGGTCTGACGCGCAGACGTGCTCAGAGGGTCGGACGCGCCGGCGTGCTCAGCACGTCGGACGCCCCCGGGCGTTCAGCAGGCTGGACACCCCTGGGGTTCAGCGCGTCGGAGGCACGGGACGCTCAGCGGCGGAAGCGCACGTCGATCGCGTCCCCGTGGGAGGGCAGGCCCTCGGCATGGGCGAGCGCGGTGGCCGCGTCGCGCGCACCGGCGAGGGCGTCGCGGTCGTACTGCACCACGTGGATGCCGCGCAGGAAGGTCTGCACGCCCAGCCCGCCGGTGAAGCGCGAGGTGCCCCCGGTGGGCAGCACGTGGTTCGAGCCCGCGGCGTAGTCGCCGAGGCTCACCGGGCTGTGCGGGCCCACGAACACCGCCCCCGCATTGGTGACCCGGGCCGCGACCTCGGCGGCGTGCTCGGTGTGGATCTCCAGGTGCTCCGCGCCGTAGGCGTCCACCACCGCGAGGCCCTGCGCGAGGTCCGCCACCAGCACGGCGCCGCTCTGCTCCCCGCGCAGCGAGGTCGCGATGCGCTCGTGGTGCGCGGCCGCGGGCACCTGGGCGGCCAGCTCCGCCTCGACGGCCTCGACGAGGGCGGGCGAGTCGGTGACCAGCACGCTCGCCGCCAGCGGATCGTGCTCGGCCTGGGAGATGAGGTCTGCGGCGACGAAGGCGGGATCCGCCGTGTGATCGGCGAGGATCGCGATCTCGGTGGGGCCCGCCTCGGCATCGATGCCCACCCGCCCGCGCACCAGGCGCTTGGCGGCGGCGACGTACACGTTGCCGGGCCCGGTGACCAGGTCCACGCCGGCCAGGGCCGTCCCGTCCCCGAGATCCTCGGCGCCGTGGGCGAGCAGGGCGATCGCCTGGGCACCGCCGGCGGCGAGCACCTCGGTGACCCCCAGCAGCGCGCAGGCGGCGAGGATCGTGGGGTGCGGCAGGCCGCCGAACTCCTTCTGGGGCGGGGAGGCCAGCACGATCTGCTCCACCCCGGCGGTCTGGGCGGGCACCACGTTCATCACCACGGAGCTGGGCAGCACGGCCCGCCCTCCGGGCACGTACAGGCCCACCCGTCGCACGGGCACCCAGCGCTGGGTCACGGTGCCCCCGGGCACCACCTGCACCGTCTCGTCGCGCCGCACCTGGGCGGCGTCGACCCTCCGCACCCGCGCGATCGACTCCTCGAGCGCGGCGCGGATCGCCGGATCGAGCTCGGCGAGCGCCCGGTCGAGCGCCTCCTGCGGCACGCGCAGATGCTCGGGCCGGATGCCGTCGAAGCGCTCGGAGGCCTCGAGCACGGCCTCGGCGCCGCGGGCGGCGACGGCCTCCACCACGGGCCGGACGGCGTCGGCGGCGGCGTCCACGTCCAGCGCGGCGCGCGGCAGCGCCGCCGTGAGCTCGGCGACGGTGAGGGTGCGGGCGCGCAGGTCGGTCGTGGCCAGGAACGGGGCAGGGGCGGACATGCCCCCAGTCTAGGAGCGCCGCGGGTCCCGGGCACTCCGCGACCGACGGGCGGGAGCGGCGCGGGCGGGAGGCGCGGGCGTCGGTCCGAGGCGCAGGCGTCGGCGGCAGGCGCGGCACAGGATCGCGGGGCCGGACCGGACGGCGAGGCGGGCACGCCGCGCCCTCTCGGTCTGCGTCGTGGCGCGCACGGCGGGCTAGGGTCGTCCCCGTGCTTCTCGCCTTCCTTCTCACGCTCGTCGCCGGCGGCGCCACCAGCATCGGCGCCGCGCTCGGCGTGCTCGGCCGCGGCACCAGCCCGAAGGCGCTGGCGGGCGGGCTGGGGCTCTCCGCCGGTGTGATGCTGTACGTCTCCTTCGTGGAGCTGCTGCCCGAAGGGGTGCGGGTGCTCTCCGGCGGCACCGCCGATGCCCGAGGGACCGCCCTGGGGGTGCTCGCGTTCTTCGTGGGCATCGCGGTGATCGCCGTCATCGATCGGCTGGTGCCCGAAGCGGTGAGCCCGCACGAGTTGGCCGGCCGCATGGAGGGCAGCCACGGCCATGCCGAGCTGCGCGATCCCGAGGAGCAGGCGGCCGACAGGATGCTGCGCGCCCGCCTGCTGCGCACCGGCGCGGTCACCGCGATCGCGCTCGCCGTGCACAACGTCCCCGAGGGCTTCGCGACCTTCGTCGCCGCCCTGCAGGCCCCCGAGGTGGCGCTGCCCGTGGTCGCGGCGATCGCGCTGCACAACATCCCGGAGGGCCTCGCCGTGGCGGTGCCGGTGCGGCGCGCCACCGGCTCGCGCGCGAAGGCGTTCTGGCTCGCCACCATGACGGGACTGGCCGAACCGGTGGGCGCCGTGATCGGATTCCTGCTCCTGGCCCCCCTGCTCAGCGGGGACGCGATGGGGGCGATCCTCGCCGGCGTCGCCGGGGTGATGGTGTTCGTCTCCCTCGACGAGCTGCTGCCCGCGGCGGAGGAGACCGGCGAGCACCACACCGTGATCTACTCCCTGATCGCCGGGATGGCCGTCATGGCCGCCACCCTGCTGGTGCTGTGAGGCCGGCGCCGTGAGACACGCCCCGCTCCGCCGCGCGACGGCCACGGCCGCCGCGGCGCTGCTCGCCCTCACGCTCGGCGCCTGCGACGCCCTCGCACCGGGCGCCGAGGACGGCACCGCCGCCCCCACCCCTGCCGCCCCCATGGATCCCGGCGCCGTCGCCGGGGCCCGGACCGAGACGGTGGATCCCACCTGGCTGTGCCGTCCCGGGCAGGAGGACCCGCCCGCGCACACCACCGACGGCGGGACCCTCACGCCGCAGGAGGTGAGCGCCTCCGGCACGGATCTCTCCGTCTCCGGGCCGTTCCGCCTCGCGCCCGGCCACCGCTACCGCGGCTTCGCGCCCCAGGGGATCCTGCTGCCGGCCGACCCCTCCCACCGCGGCGCGCCCGCACCGGGCTTCGACGGCGAGATGGGGGTGGACGGCGCGCCGGTGCCGCCGATGGTGGTGCGCGAACGGGTGGAGGTGGCCGGGGACGGCGCCGCGCCCTCCGCCGCGACCGCACACCTGGCGGTGGGCACCTGCGATGACGCCCCGCTGCCCGAGGGCCAGTACCTGCTGCGCCTCGGCGGGGGCCGGCTCGACGGTCCCGGCGGGGAGCAGTCCGGATGGGGCGCGAGCGAGGACGTGCTGGTGGACGTGGTGGACGGCACGCTGCGCGCCGTGCCCGGCGTGGTCAGCGCCCCGTCGGGCGAGGTGCCCGCCGACCTCTCGGCCCTCGCCTGCGGCGCCGTCCCCGCTCCCCGGGGCGACGGGGACGGCCTCGAGGTGGCCGTCTCCGCCGCCGAGCACCGCGTCCCCTCCCGCGCCGGGGAGGACGGGGTGGGTGCGGGGGTCACCGCCGAGGTGAGCGTCACCGGCGGGGAGCGCGGCACCCGCGCCCTGCTCACCGGCGTGGTGGTGGTGCTGCCGGAGTCCGGCGCGGTCATGGCCGGGGCGCGCAACGCCGCCGGGATCCCGCTGCAGTGGCTGGGCGAGGACGGCGCCCGGATCCCGGACCGCGCCTGGACCACGCAGGGCGCCTGCGGCGGCGGGGGCCTCGACCCGGGCATGTATCAGGCGCTCGGCGTCGCGGTGACGCTCGACGCCGCGGGCGAGACCCACCTGCTGCTCACCGACCCGTGGGACGTCGAGGTCGTGGAGGGCGAGGCCGCCGCGGAGCAGGGCGGCTGAGCAGGACGCGGGAGGCGCTTCTCACGTACCGTGGGGACGTCCGGATCGATGGAGCGGGCGTGGCGCCCGCCGTCGATTAGTCTTGACGTCAAGACACTTGCCGCACCGACCCGAGGGAGCCCCGCGACACATGGCGCGCATCATCTACACCCACACCGACGAGGCACCGATGCTGGCGACCGCCTCGTTCCTGCCGATCCTCGACGCCTTCTCCGACACCGCCGGGATCGAGGTCACCACCCGGGACATCTCGCTGGCGGGCCGCATCGTCGCGGCCTTCTCCGATCTCCTCCCCGAGGAGCAGCGCGAGGCGGACGCCCTCGCCGAGCTGGGCGAGCTGGCGAAGACCCCCGAGGCCAACATCATCAAGCTCCCCAACATCTCCGCCTCGGTGCCGCAGCTGAAGGCCGCCATCGCCGAGCTGCAGAGCCAGGGCATCGCCCTGCCGGACTACCCCGAATCCCCGGAGACCGACCAGGAGAAGGACGTCCGGGCCCGCTACGACTCCGTCAAGGGCTCGGCCGTGAACCCGGTGCTGCGTGAGGGCAACTCCGACCGCCGCGCCCCCGCCGCCGTGAAGAACTTCGCCAAGAAGCACCCGCACCGCATGGGCGAGTGGAGCGCGGACTCGAAGACCTCCGTGGCCACCATGGGCGCGGACGACTTCCGCTCCAACGAGCAGTCCGTGGTGATGGACGCCGAGGGCACCCTCTCGATCGTGCACGTCGCCGCCGACGGCGCCGAGACCGTGCTGAAGCCCTCGATCCCGGTGCTCGCCGGCGAGGTCGTCGACTCCACCGTGATGCGGGCGGCGGCGCTGGAGAGCTTCCTGCGCGACCAGATCGCGGCGGCGAAGGAGCAGGGCGTGCTGTTCTCCCTGCACCTGAAGGCCACGATGATGAAGGTCTCGGACCCGATCCTCTTCGGCCACGCGGTGCGCGCCTTCTTCCCCACCCTGTTCACCCAGTACGGGGACGTGCTCGCCGAGGCGGGGCTCTCCCCCAACAACGGCCTGGGCGGCATCCTCGCCGGGATCGACGCGCTGGACGAGACGGTGCGCGAGGGCGTGCGCGCCGCGATCGAGCAGGATCTCGCCGACGGCCCCGACCTCGCGATGGTGAACTCCCACAAGGGCATTACGAACCTCCACGTCCCCTCCGACGTGATCATCGACGCCTCCATGCCGGCGATGATCCGCACCGCCGGGCACATGTGGAACAAGGACGACGCCGAGCAGGACACCCTCGCGGTGATCCCGGACTCCTCCTACGCCGGCGTCTACGCCGCGACCATCGAGGACTGCCAGACCCACGGCGCCTTCGACCCCACCACCATGGGCACGGTCCCGAACGTGGGCCTGATGGCGCAGAAGGCCGAGGAGTACGGCTCGCACGACAAGACCTTCGAGATCGCGGCCGACGGCCGGGTCGAGGTGCGCGACGCCTTCGGCGCCGTGCTGATGAGCCACGAGGTGGCCGCCGGGGACGTGTTCCGCGCCTGCCAGGCCAAGGACGCCCCGATCCGTGACTGGGTGCAGCTGGCCGTGCGCCGCTCGCGCGAATCCGGGATGCCGGCGGTGTTCTGGCTGGACGAGTCCCGCGCCCACGACCGCAACCTCATCGCGAAGGTCGAGCAGTACCTGGCGGACCCGATCGATGGGAAGAGCACGGAGGACCTCGACATCCGGATCCTCTCCCCGATCGAGGCGACGAAGCACACCCTCGCCCGCGTGCGCGCCGGCGAGGACACCATCTCCGTCACCGGCAACGTGCTGCGCGACTACCTCACCGAC encodes the following:
- the hisD gene encoding histidinol dehydrogenase; the encoded protein is MSAPAPFLATTDLRARTLTVAELTAALPRAALDVDAAADAVRPVVEAVAARGAEAVLEASERFDGIRPEHLRVPQEALDRALAELDPAIRAALEESIARVRRVDAAQVRRDETVQVVPGGTVTQRWVPVRRVGLYVPGGRAVLPSSVVMNVVPAQTAGVEQIVLASPPQKEFGGLPHPTILAACALLGVTEVLAAGGAQAIALLAHGAEDLGDGTALAGVDLVTGPGNVYVAAAKRLVRGRVGIDAEAGPTEIAILADHTADPAFVAADLISQAEHDPLAASVLVTDSPALVEAVEAELAAQVPAAAHHERIATSLRGEQSGAVLVADLAQGLAVVDAYGAEHLEIHTEHAAEVAARVTNAGAVFVGPHSPVSLGDYAAGSNHVLPTGGTSRFTGGLGVQTFLRGIHVVQYDRDALAGARDAATALAHAEGLPSHGDAIDVRFRR
- the zupT gene encoding zinc transporter ZupT, translating into MLLAFLLTLVAGGATSIGAALGVLGRGTSPKALAGGLGLSAGVMLYVSFVELLPEGVRVLSGGTADARGTALGVLAFFVGIAVIAVIDRLVPEAVSPHELAGRMEGSHGHAELRDPEEQAADRMLRARLLRTGAVTAIALAVHNVPEGFATFVAALQAPEVALPVVAAIALHNIPEGLAVAVPVRRATGSRAKAFWLATMTGLAEPVGAVIGFLLLAPLLSGDAMGAILAGVAGVMVFVSLDELLPAAEETGEHHTVIYSLIAGMAVMAATLLVL
- a CDS encoding NADP-dependent isocitrate dehydrogenase; protein product: MARIIYTHTDEAPMLATASFLPILDAFSDTAGIEVTTRDISLAGRIVAAFSDLLPEEQREADALAELGELAKTPEANIIKLPNISASVPQLKAAIAELQSQGIALPDYPESPETDQEKDVRARYDSVKGSAVNPVLREGNSDRRAPAAVKNFAKKHPHRMGEWSADSKTSVATMGADDFRSNEQSVVMDAEGTLSIVHVAADGAETVLKPSIPVLAGEVVDSTVMRAAALESFLRDQIAAAKEQGVLFSLHLKATMMKVSDPILFGHAVRAFFPTLFTQYGDVLAEAGLSPNNGLGGILAGIDALDETVREGVRAAIEQDLADGPDLAMVNSHKGITNLHVPSDVIIDASMPAMIRTAGHMWNKDDAEQDTLAVIPDSSYAGVYAATIEDCQTHGAFDPTTMGTVPNVGLMAQKAEEYGSHDKTFEIAADGRVEVRDAFGAVLMSHEVAAGDVFRACQAKDAPIRDWVQLAVRRSRESGMPAVFWLDESRAHDRNLIAKVEQYLADPIDGKSTEDLDIRILSPIEATKHTLARVRAGEDTISVTGNVLRDYLTDLFPIMELGTSAKMLSVVPLMNGGGLFETGAGGSAPKHVQQLIEEDYLRWDSLGEFLALAESLRHLARTADNARAAVLADALDRATETLLNEGKSPQRKLGSIDNRGSHFYLAMYWAQELAAQSEDAELATAFGPIAKELTDGEQTIAEELLAVQGKPADIGGYYRPDTAKAAAVMRPSATFNRILEEISAAL